From a single Stigmatopora argus isolate UIUO_Sarg chromosome 4, RoL_Sarg_1.0, whole genome shotgun sequence genomic region:
- the atp2c1 gene encoding calcium-transporting ATPase type 2C member 1 isoform X1, with the protein MGGEPRPFPFPTVTPPPPLSPVRESFFSSPVTRPPVSWPPVVHPPVWIWPAAGRGTRGHVCSGRSGAALEENLGGGPTKSPSDPGASAEQTAAARTSGLLASRSQKMNESWRLSHTHVQCGQDEMMVPVLSSKKASELPVNEVASALQANLQHGLSEDEVSRRRLFHGWNEFDIGEDEPLWRKYIWQFKDPLILLLLASAIISVLMRQFDDAVSITVAIIIVVTVAFVQEYRSEKSLQELGKLVPPQCHCVRQGQMQHTLARELVPGDTVCLAVGERVPADLRLFEAADLSVDESSLTGETTPSAKSAARQPPAADGDIASRANIAFMGTLVRCGKAKGVVIGTGENSEFGEVFKMMQAEEAPKTPLQKSMDLLGKQLSLYSFGIIGVIMLVGWLQGKRIMDMFTIGVSLAVAAIPEGLPIVVTVTLALGVMRMVKKRAIVKKLPIVETLSCCNVICSDKTGTLTKNEMTVTQMFTSDGLHAEVALLVALYRTLPSFLFPFGLQVTGVGYNGSGEVLSQGELVHGYSHPSLSRIAEVGRICNDAVIRNGTVLGRPTEGALVALAVKMGLDDVQREYVRVEELPFTSDKKWMAVRCVHRTRQDQAGVFFVKGAHEQVIRLCASYNSRGSPLPLNQQQMELYGQQMGYMGSAGLRVLAFASGEQMGALNFLGLVGIIDPPRPGVKEAVGTLLGSGVAVKMITGDSRETAASIAGRLGLSSKGGECLSGEEVDRLELQQLSQIVPRISVFYRASPRHKLKIVKSLQNIGAVVAMTGDGVNDAVALKAADIGVAMGRAGTDVCKEAADMILVDDDFNTIVSAIEEGKGIYNNIKNFVRFQLSTSIAALTLISLATLMNFPNPLNAMQILWINIIMDGPPAQSLGVEPVDRAVILKPPRNVRDSIITRGLILKVLVSAFIIVCGTLFVFWRELQDNEITPRDTTMTFTCFVFFDMFNALGSRSQTRMVHELGLCSNPAFCVAVLASIMGQLLVIYFPPLQRVFQTESLSFLGKPSENLHSEDFSSVRRGSFASAAANFPLPPTGTDGGSRGDGWSLLPGRLYFGTRGEDGPSASPVSDAAGEAERFCPRTASRRNGIRPSEGKAQRWTRRL; encoded by the exons ATGGGAGGGGAACCGCGTCCTTTCCCTTTTCCAACAGTCACGCCCCCTCCGCCTCTTAGCCCAGTCcgggaatcttttttttcctctccggTCACGCGGCCACCTGTCTCTTGGCCGCCGGTGGTGCATCCACCCGTTTGGATTTGGCCCGCAGCCGGCAGGGGAACCCGCGGTCACGTGTGCTCGGGGCGGAGCGGCGCCGCCCTTGAAGAAAACCTCGGCGGCGGCCCCACCAAATCTCCGTCGGACCCAGGAGCCTCCGCCGAGCAAACGGCCGCCGCTCGTACGTCTGGACTCTTGGCGTCTCGGTcacaaaagatgaatgaatcctGGCGG CTTTCCCACACACATGTGCAGTGCGGCCAGGACGAAATGATGGTTCCCGTGCTCAGTTCCAAAAAAGCCAGCGAGCTGCCCGTCAACGAGGTGGCGAGCGCCCTGCAG GCCAACCTCCAGCACGGCCTGAGCGAGGACGAGGTGTCTCGCCGCCGGCTCTTCCACGGCTGGAACGAGTTTGACATCGGCGAGGACGAGCCGCTGTGGAGGAAGTACATCTGGCAG TTCAAGGATCCGTTGATCCTTCTCCTGCTGGCGTCGGCGATCATCAGCGTTCTCATGCGGCAGTTTGACGACGCCGTCAGCATCACCGTG GCCATCATCATCGTGGTCACCGTGGCCTTCGTCCAG GAGTACCGCTCGGAGAAGTCTCTGCAAGAGCTGGGCAAATTGGTCCCGCCCCAGTGTCACTG CGTTCGCCAGGGTCAGATGCAGCACACGCTGGCCCGGGAACTGGTCCCGGGAGACACCGTGTGCCTGGCGGTGGGTGAGCGCGTCCCGGCCGACCTGCGCCTCTTCGAG GCCGCCGACCTCTCCGTGGACGAGTCCAGTCTGACGGGCGAGACGACGCCCTCCGCCAAGTCGGCCGCGCGCCAGCCGCCCGCCGCCGACGGGGACATTGCGTCGCGCGCCAACATCGCCTTCATGGGAACGCTGGTGCGCTGCGGCAAAGCCAAG GGCGTCGTCATCGGAACCGGAGAAAACTCGGAATTCGGGGAGGTTTTCAAGATGATGCAAGCCGAGGAG GCCCCCAAGACGCCACTGCAGAAGAGTATGGACCTGCTGGGGAAGCAGCTCTCGCTCTATTCCTTCGGCATCATCG GAGTCATCATGCTGGTGGGCTGGCTGCAGGGCAAGCGAATCATGGACATGTTCACCATCGGCGTCAG CCTGGCGGTGGCGGCCATACCCGAGGGGCTCCCCATCGTGGTCACCGTGACCCTGGCGCTGGGCGTCATGCGCATGGTCAAGAAGAGAGCCATCGTCAAGAAGCTCCCCATCGTGGAGACGCTGA GCTGCTGCAACGTCATCTGTTCGGACAAGACGGGGACGCTGACCAAGAACGAGATGACCGTCACGCAGATGTTCACGTCGGACGGACTCCACGCCGAGGTGGCTCTCCTCGTTGCGCTCTACCGAACTCTACCGagctttctttttccttttgggCTTCAGGTGACGGGCGTGGGCTACAACGGCAGCGGAGAGGTTTTGTCCCAGGGCGAGCTCGTCCACGGCTATTCTCACCCGTCGCTGAGCAGGATCGCGGAG GTGGGGCGGATCTGCAACGACGCGGTCATCAGGAACGGGACGGTCCTTGGCCGACCCACCGAGGGAGCGCTGGTGGCCCTCGCCGTCAAG ATGGGCCTGGACGACGTGCAGCGGGAGTACGTTCGCGTGGAGGAGCTTCCCTTCACCTCGGACAAGAAGTGGATGGCGGTGCGCTGCGTTCACCGCACGCGACAG GACCAGGCGGGCGTGTTTTTCGTGAAGGGCGCCCACGAGCAGGTGATCCGCCTGTGCGCCTCCTACAACAGCCGGGGGAGCCCGCTTCCTCTCaaccaacagcagatggagctCTACGGGCAGCAGATGGGCTACATGGGCAGCGCCGGCCTCCGAG TGTTGGCCTTCGCCTCCGGCGAGCAGATGGGGGCCCTGAACTTTCTGGGCCTGGTGGGCATCATCGATCCTCCCAGGCCGGGAGTCAAGGAGGCGGTGGGCACGCTGCTGGGCTCGGGGGTCGCCGTCAAGATGATCACCGGAGACTCCCGGGAGACGGCCGCCTCCATCG CCGGTCGTCTGGGCCTGTCGTCCAAAGGAGGGGAGTGCCTGTCGGGAGAGGAGGTGGACCGTCTGGAACTGCAGCAGCTCTCGCAAATAGTCCCTCGG ATATCAGTTTTCTACCGAGCCAGTCCCAGACACAAGCTCAAAATTGTCAAG TCCTTGCAGAACATCGGCGCGGTGGTGGCCATGACGGGCGACGGCGTCAACGACGCGGTGGCACTGAAGGCGGCCGACATCGGCGTGGCCATGGGCCGCGCCGGGACCGACGTGTGCAAGGAGGCGGCCGACATGATCCTGGTGGACGACGACTTCAACACCATCGT GTCGGCCATCGAGGAGGGAAAAGGAATCTACAACAACATCAAGAACTTTGTGCGCTTCCAACTCAGCAC GAGCATCGCCGCGCTGACCCTCATCTCCCTGGCTACGCTGATGAACTTCCCCAACCCGCTGAACGCCATGCAGATCTTGTGGATCAACATCATCATGGACGGCCCCCCCGCTCAGAG TTTGGGCGTGGAGCCGGTGGACCGGGCGGTGATCCTCAAACCTCCTCGCAACGTCCGCGACAGCATCATCACGCGCGGCCTCATCCTTAAGGTTTTGGTGTCGGCCTTCATCATCGTCTGCGGGACGCTCTTCGTCTTCTGGAGGGAG CTGCAGGACAACGAGATCACACCCCGAGACACCACCATGACCTTCACCTGCTTCGTCTTCTTCGACATGTTCAACGCGCTCGGCTCGCGCTCGCAG ACGCGCATGGTGCACGAGCTGGGCCTGTGCAGCAACCCCGCCTTCTGCGTGGCGGTGCTGGCGTCCATCATGGGACAGCTGCTGGTCATCTACTTCCCGCCCCTGCAGAGGGTCTTCCAGACCGAGAGCCTCAGCTTCCTCGGTAAGCCCTCCGAAAACCTCCACTCCGAAGACTTTTCTTCCGTCCGGAGAGGGTCCTTCGCTTCCGCCGCTGCCAACTTCCCGCTCCCTCCGACCGGGACGGACGGAGGGTCACGCGGCGATGGGTGGAGCCTTCTTCCAGGCCGGCTCTATTTTGGGACTCGCGGCGAAGACGGTCCGTCGGCAAGTCCCGTCTCGGACGCCGCGGGTGAGGCGGAACGCTTTTGCCCGAGGACGGCGAGTCGTCGGAACGGAATCCGTCCGAGCGAGGGAAAAGCCCAAAGATGGACGCGGCGTCTGTAG
- the atp2c1 gene encoding calcium-transporting ATPase type 2C member 1 isoform X5, which produces MMVPVLSSKKASELPVNEVASALQANLQHGLSEDEVSRRRLFHGWNEFDIGEDEPLWRKYIWQFKDPLILLLLASAIISVLMRQFDDAVSITVAIIIVVTVAFVQEYRSEKSLQELGKLVPPQCHCVRQGQMQHTLARELVPGDTVCLAVGERVPADLRLFEAADLSVDESSLTGETTPSAKSAARQPPAADGDIASRANIAFMGTLVRCGKAKGVVIGTGENSEFGEVFKMMQAEEAPKTPLQKSMDLLGKQLSLYSFGIIGVIMLVGWLQGKRIMDMFTIGVSLAVAAIPEGLPIVVTVTLALGVMRMVKKRAIVKKLPIVETLSCCNVICSDKTGTLTKNEMTVTQMFTSDGLHAEVALLVALYRTLPSFLFPFGLQVTGVGYNGSGEVLSQGELVHGYSHPSLSRIAEVGRICNDAVIRNGTVLGRPTEGALVALAVKMGLDDVQREYVRVEELPFTSDKKWMAVRCVHRTRQDQAGVFFVKGAHEQVIRLCASYNSRGSPLPLNQQQMELYGQQMGYMGSAGLRVLAFASGEQMGALNFLGLVGIIDPPRPGVKEAVGTLLGSGVAVKMITGDSRETAASIAGRLGLSSKGGECLSGEEVDRLELQQLSQIVPRISVFYRASPRHKLKIVKSLQNIGAVVAMTGDGVNDAVALKAADIGVAMGRAGTDVCKEAADMILVDDDFNTIVSAIEEGKGIYNNIKNFVRFQLSTSIAALTLISLATLMNFPNPLNAMQILWINIIMDGPPAQSLGVEPVDRAVILKPPRNVRDSIITRGLILKVLVSAFIIVCGTLFVFWRELQDNEITPRDTTMTFTCFVFFDMFNALGSRSQTRMVHELGLCSNPAFCVAVLASIMGQLLVIYFPPLQRVFQTESLSFLGKPSENLHSEDFSSVRRGSFASAAANFPLPPTGTDGGSRGDGWSLLPGRLYFGTRGEDGPSASPVSDAAGEAERFCPRTASRRNGIRPSEGKAQRWTRRL; this is translated from the exons ATGATGGTTCCCGTGCTCAGTTCCAAAAAAGCCAGCGAGCTGCCCGTCAACGAGGTGGCGAGCGCCCTGCAG GCCAACCTCCAGCACGGCCTGAGCGAGGACGAGGTGTCTCGCCGCCGGCTCTTCCACGGCTGGAACGAGTTTGACATCGGCGAGGACGAGCCGCTGTGGAGGAAGTACATCTGGCAG TTCAAGGATCCGTTGATCCTTCTCCTGCTGGCGTCGGCGATCATCAGCGTTCTCATGCGGCAGTTTGACGACGCCGTCAGCATCACCGTG GCCATCATCATCGTGGTCACCGTGGCCTTCGTCCAG GAGTACCGCTCGGAGAAGTCTCTGCAAGAGCTGGGCAAATTGGTCCCGCCCCAGTGTCACTG CGTTCGCCAGGGTCAGATGCAGCACACGCTGGCCCGGGAACTGGTCCCGGGAGACACCGTGTGCCTGGCGGTGGGTGAGCGCGTCCCGGCCGACCTGCGCCTCTTCGAG GCCGCCGACCTCTCCGTGGACGAGTCCAGTCTGACGGGCGAGACGACGCCCTCCGCCAAGTCGGCCGCGCGCCAGCCGCCCGCCGCCGACGGGGACATTGCGTCGCGCGCCAACATCGCCTTCATGGGAACGCTGGTGCGCTGCGGCAAAGCCAAG GGCGTCGTCATCGGAACCGGAGAAAACTCGGAATTCGGGGAGGTTTTCAAGATGATGCAAGCCGAGGAG GCCCCCAAGACGCCACTGCAGAAGAGTATGGACCTGCTGGGGAAGCAGCTCTCGCTCTATTCCTTCGGCATCATCG GAGTCATCATGCTGGTGGGCTGGCTGCAGGGCAAGCGAATCATGGACATGTTCACCATCGGCGTCAG CCTGGCGGTGGCGGCCATACCCGAGGGGCTCCCCATCGTGGTCACCGTGACCCTGGCGCTGGGCGTCATGCGCATGGTCAAGAAGAGAGCCATCGTCAAGAAGCTCCCCATCGTGGAGACGCTGA GCTGCTGCAACGTCATCTGTTCGGACAAGACGGGGACGCTGACCAAGAACGAGATGACCGTCACGCAGATGTTCACGTCGGACGGACTCCACGCCGAGGTGGCTCTCCTCGTTGCGCTCTACCGAACTCTACCGagctttctttttccttttgggCTTCAGGTGACGGGCGTGGGCTACAACGGCAGCGGAGAGGTTTTGTCCCAGGGCGAGCTCGTCCACGGCTATTCTCACCCGTCGCTGAGCAGGATCGCGGAG GTGGGGCGGATCTGCAACGACGCGGTCATCAGGAACGGGACGGTCCTTGGCCGACCCACCGAGGGAGCGCTGGTGGCCCTCGCCGTCAAG ATGGGCCTGGACGACGTGCAGCGGGAGTACGTTCGCGTGGAGGAGCTTCCCTTCACCTCGGACAAGAAGTGGATGGCGGTGCGCTGCGTTCACCGCACGCGACAG GACCAGGCGGGCGTGTTTTTCGTGAAGGGCGCCCACGAGCAGGTGATCCGCCTGTGCGCCTCCTACAACAGCCGGGGGAGCCCGCTTCCTCTCaaccaacagcagatggagctCTACGGGCAGCAGATGGGCTACATGGGCAGCGCCGGCCTCCGAG TGTTGGCCTTCGCCTCCGGCGAGCAGATGGGGGCCCTGAACTTTCTGGGCCTGGTGGGCATCATCGATCCTCCCAGGCCGGGAGTCAAGGAGGCGGTGGGCACGCTGCTGGGCTCGGGGGTCGCCGTCAAGATGATCACCGGAGACTCCCGGGAGACGGCCGCCTCCATCG CCGGTCGTCTGGGCCTGTCGTCCAAAGGAGGGGAGTGCCTGTCGGGAGAGGAGGTGGACCGTCTGGAACTGCAGCAGCTCTCGCAAATAGTCCCTCGG ATATCAGTTTTCTACCGAGCCAGTCCCAGACACAAGCTCAAAATTGTCAAG TCCTTGCAGAACATCGGCGCGGTGGTGGCCATGACGGGCGACGGCGTCAACGACGCGGTGGCACTGAAGGCGGCCGACATCGGCGTGGCCATGGGCCGCGCCGGGACCGACGTGTGCAAGGAGGCGGCCGACATGATCCTGGTGGACGACGACTTCAACACCATCGT GTCGGCCATCGAGGAGGGAAAAGGAATCTACAACAACATCAAGAACTTTGTGCGCTTCCAACTCAGCAC GAGCATCGCCGCGCTGACCCTCATCTCCCTGGCTACGCTGATGAACTTCCCCAACCCGCTGAACGCCATGCAGATCTTGTGGATCAACATCATCATGGACGGCCCCCCCGCTCAGAG TTTGGGCGTGGAGCCGGTGGACCGGGCGGTGATCCTCAAACCTCCTCGCAACGTCCGCGACAGCATCATCACGCGCGGCCTCATCCTTAAGGTTTTGGTGTCGGCCTTCATCATCGTCTGCGGGACGCTCTTCGTCTTCTGGAGGGAG CTGCAGGACAACGAGATCACACCCCGAGACACCACCATGACCTTCACCTGCTTCGTCTTCTTCGACATGTTCAACGCGCTCGGCTCGCGCTCGCAG ACGCGCATGGTGCACGAGCTGGGCCTGTGCAGCAACCCCGCCTTCTGCGTGGCGGTGCTGGCGTCCATCATGGGACAGCTGCTGGTCATCTACTTCCCGCCCCTGCAGAGGGTCTTCCAGACCGAGAGCCTCAGCTTCCTCGGTAAGCCCTCCGAAAACCTCCACTCCGAAGACTTTTCTTCCGTCCGGAGAGGGTCCTTCGCTTCCGCCGCTGCCAACTTCCCGCTCCCTCCGACCGGGACGGACGGAGGGTCACGCGGCGATGGGTGGAGCCTTCTTCCAGGCCGGCTCTATTTTGGGACTCGCGGCGAAGACGGTCCGTCGGCAAGTCCCGTCTCGGACGCCGCGGGTGAGGCGGAACGCTTTTGCCCGAGGACGGCGAGTCGTCGGAACGGAATCCGTCCGAGCGAGGGAAAAGCCCAAAGATGGACGCGGCGTCTGTAG